From the genome of Geoglobus ahangari, one region includes:
- a CDS encoding damage-control phosphatase, which yields MRMSAKCPACLLNRIYQECRMVSDDEEKIGRIIERAMEMILEEFRRREVNAIASTRVHRMVYRMLDNDDPYRELKRRANEETARILPLARRYVERGDRFRNAVVASIIGNSFDYGVLGHEVNDSNFREYFEREFRRGLAIDDVDEIRHLCRGRVVYLADNAGEIVLDRLLVEEIKRLEGRVSFVVRGRPVLSDATIEDARFAGIDEVADEILTNGQGAIGIIEEELPEDTRERMESADIIISKGMANYECLSEGSFDSIAFLLKAKCEPVARDVGVRVGDMVAMLR from the coding sequence ATGAGGATGTCAGCAAAGTGTCCGGCGTGCCTCCTCAACAGGATATACCAGGAGTGCAGGATGGTCAGCGATGATGAGGAGAAGATAGGCAGGATAATCGAGAGGGCCATGGAGATGATCCTCGAGGAGTTCAGGAGGAGAGAGGTGAACGCCATCGCCTCTACAAGAGTTCACAGGATGGTCTACAGGATGCTGGACAATGACGACCCGTACAGGGAGCTGAAGAGGAGAGCGAATGAGGAGACTGCGAGAATCCTGCCCCTCGCGAGGAGGTACGTGGAGAGGGGGGACAGGTTCAGAAACGCTGTGGTGGCAAGCATTATAGGCAACAGCTTCGACTACGGGGTTCTCGGGCACGAGGTGAACGACAGCAACTTCAGGGAGTACTTCGAGAGGGAGTTCAGGAGGGGGCTTGCGATTGATGATGTCGACGAGATAAGGCACCTCTGCAGGGGGAGGGTTGTGTACCTCGCTGACAACGCCGGAGAGATCGTCCTCGACAGGCTGCTGGTGGAGGAGATAAAGAGGCTGGAAGGCAGGGTGAGCTTTGTCGTGAGAGGCAGGCCTGTTCTGAGCGATGCGACTATCGAGGACGCGAGGTTTGCCGGGATAGATGAGGTGGCAGACGAGATCCTGACCAATGGGCAGGGGGCGATTGGGATAATCGAGGAGGAGCTTCCAGAAGATACGAGGGAGAGGATGGAGAGCGCCGACATCATAATCTCGAAGGGCATGGCGAACTACGAGTGCCTCTCGGAGGGCAGCTTTGACAGCATAGCCTTCCTGCTCAAGGCCAAGTGCGAGCCGGTGGCGAGGGATGTGGGTGTCAGGGTTGGAGACATGGTGGCGATGCTGAGATGA
- a CDS encoding ATP-dependent DNA helicase produces the protein MQVDELKEHISSYAVELLKERGISKLYPPQEEAVRRGLFSGRNMVIAIPTASGKTLIAELAMIHEVIRGGKCLYTVPLKALASEKYREFRKWSDIGVEVGISTGDYDSRDEWLGNADIIVTTSEKADSLVRNQAGWIRNISMLVIDEAHLIDSAKRGAVIEVLVAKLRKINPSLRILALSATIPNADEIAEWLNAELVESEWRPIPLYEGVFYPGKILKLNEGGVIEVKAGRNVESVVKETLEEGGQVLIFESTRRNAESLAEKLSSVVRDYAEDCSDLAEEVLIENEGEMSQRLARCVRYGSAFHHAGLLNYQRELIERAFRERRVKVICATPTLAAGVNLPARRVIVKGIRRYESGMGSVFIKVSEYKQMAGRAGRPGLDSYGEALIVAKTRNEAVEMMERFVLGEPEKVTSKLGSENHLRFHTLSVIAEGIANTLEGIEDFFSSTFFAYQNEFTMRWEIQRIVLQLEKWGFVRSDGTIVATEIGDLISRLYIDPLTGYIFKEAARRFDNLTEMALLHLICRTPDMELLYLRKSDEWVEEEAYAFRDELTYFPSYYSSEYDWFLREFKTALCLHDWVNERDEDVICSKYGIAPGDLRRVVETAEWLFHALERIMEHHGNGLSVEVGRLGERIRHGVREELVELVKLKWIGRKRARKLYNAGIKSLDDLVEKRSVAERLIGKRIVERVLAEHRR, from the coding sequence ATGCAGGTGGACGAGCTTAAGGAGCACATTTCCAGCTATGCCGTGGAGCTTCTGAAGGAAAGGGGAATCTCGAAGCTGTATCCCCCTCAGGAGGAGGCAGTCAGGAGGGGGCTTTTCTCGGGCAGGAACATGGTGATCGCCATACCTACTGCGAGCGGGAAAACCCTCATCGCCGAGCTTGCCATGATCCACGAGGTGATCAGGGGCGGGAAGTGCCTGTACACCGTCCCTCTCAAGGCCCTTGCAAGCGAGAAGTACAGGGAGTTCAGGAAGTGGAGCGACATAGGCGTTGAGGTTGGGATATCAACGGGAGACTACGACAGCAGGGACGAGTGGTTGGGCAATGCTGACATAATCGTCACAACCAGCGAGAAGGCAGACTCGCTTGTGAGGAATCAGGCCGGGTGGATAAGGAACATAAGCATGCTCGTGATAGACGAAGCCCATTTAATAGACTCGGCCAAGAGGGGTGCGGTCATAGAGGTTCTCGTGGCCAAGCTAAGAAAAATCAACCCCTCCCTCAGGATCCTCGCCCTCTCGGCAACCATCCCCAACGCGGACGAGATCGCGGAGTGGTTGAACGCGGAGCTTGTTGAGAGTGAGTGGAGACCCATACCGCTCTATGAGGGGGTTTTCTACCCGGGAAAGATCCTGAAGCTGAATGAGGGAGGTGTGATCGAAGTCAAGGCTGGCAGAAACGTGGAGAGCGTTGTGAAGGAGACGCTCGAGGAGGGGGGACAGGTTCTCATCTTTGAGTCCACGAGGAGGAATGCTGAGTCGCTTGCCGAAAAGCTCTCTTCGGTCGTCAGGGATTACGCCGAAGATTGCTCGGACCTCGCAGAGGAGGTGCTGATCGAGAACGAGGGGGAGATGAGCCAGAGGCTCGCGAGGTGTGTGAGGTACGGCTCGGCCTTCCACCACGCGGGGCTGCTGAACTACCAGAGGGAGCTGATCGAGAGGGCGTTCAGGGAGAGGAGGGTGAAGGTGATATGCGCCACCCCGACTCTTGCTGCAGGAGTGAACCTGCCGGCGAGGAGGGTGATAGTCAAGGGTATTCGCAGGTATGAGTCTGGAATGGGCAGCGTGTTCATAAAGGTGAGCGAGTACAAGCAGATGGCCGGCAGAGCTGGAAGACCGGGCCTCGACAGCTACGGGGAGGCACTGATAGTCGCCAAAACGAGGAACGAGGCAGTTGAGATGATGGAGAGGTTCGTTCTTGGAGAGCCGGAGAAGGTCACGTCCAAGCTCGGCAGCGAGAACCACCTCAGGTTCCACACCCTCTCTGTGATAGCAGAGGGGATAGCCAACACGCTCGAGGGGATTGAGGACTTCTTCTCCTCAACCTTCTTCGCCTACCAGAACGAGTTCACGATGAGATGGGAGATCCAGAGGATCGTCCTGCAGCTGGAGAAGTGGGGGTTCGTGAGGTCAGACGGCACGATCGTGGCGACCGAAATTGGTGACCTGATCTCAAGGCTGTACATTGACCCGCTCACCGGGTACATATTCAAGGAGGCCGCGAGGAGGTTTGACAACCTGACTGAAATGGCCCTGCTGCACCTGATCTGCAGAACTCCAGACATGGAGCTCCTCTACCTCAGAAAGAGCGACGAGTGGGTGGAGGAGGAAGCCTACGCGTTCAGGGACGAGCTCACATACTTCCCCTCCTACTACTCCTCCGAGTACGACTGGTTCCTGAGGGAGTTCAAGACCGCCCTGTGCCTCCACGACTGGGTGAACGAGAGGGATGAGGACGTGATATGCTCAAAGTACGGCATCGCGCCCGGAGATCTGAGGAGGGTTGTTGAGACCGCAGAATGGCTGTTCCACGCGCTCGAAAGAATTATGGAGCACCACGGAAACGGGCTCTCTGTGGAGGTCGGGAGACTCGGAGAGAGGATAAGGCACGGAGTGAGGGAGGAGCTCGTCGAGCTCGTGAAGCTCAAGTGGATAGGAAGGAAGAGGGCGAGGAAGCTGTACAACGCCGGGATAAAGAGCCTGGACGATCTGGTGGAGAAGAGGAGTGTGGCGGAGAGGCTGATAGGGAAGAGGATAGTGGAGAGAGTTCTCGCGGAGCACCGCAGGTGA
- a CDS encoding sn-glycerol-1-phosphate dehydrogenase encodes MRRYRRKYLKLAELPSLVEISENARKNVEKVIMEFDLSSVILISGRTSYEMVGQKIHEKISDYVVDVFYVEKARMEEVRRIEFNLGYTDVDSVIGIGGGKVLDVGKVLASELNVAYISIPTVASHDGIASPVASFKEENRPISISTNPPTAVLADLTILRKSPVRYLRSGYGDLISNITAVKDWILAKEKVDEEYNEVAASMAVMPANLMLTTANLDIGNIKHLEMLIRGLILSGVSISLVGSSRPASGAEHKFSHALDYLGHGNGLHGEQVGIGAIIMEYLHQKHYGIGDWERIKQSLEKVQAPTTAKEIGLTREQVLEALMFAKKIRRKRYTILEDVDPSKEEFELVLEKTGVA; translated from the coding sequence TTGAGAAGGTACAGGAGGAAATATCTCAAGCTCGCAGAGTTGCCAAGCCTTGTTGAGATTAGCGAAAATGCGAGAAAGAACGTTGAGAAGGTGATAATGGAGTTTGACCTGTCAAGCGTCATTCTGATTTCCGGAAGGACGAGCTACGAGATGGTGGGACAGAAGATTCACGAGAAAATCTCGGACTATGTTGTGGATGTTTTCTATGTCGAGAAGGCGAGGATGGAGGAGGTAAGGAGGATCGAGTTCAACTTGGGTTACACGGATGTGGACTCGGTGATAGGCATTGGCGGTGGGAAGGTCCTCGATGTTGGCAAGGTTCTCGCATCCGAGCTGAACGTGGCGTACATCAGCATCCCAACTGTGGCATCACACGACGGCATAGCCTCCCCAGTGGCGAGCTTCAAGGAGGAGAACAGGCCCATCTCCATCTCCACCAACCCCCCGACAGCAGTCCTCGCAGACCTGACGATTCTCAGGAAGAGTCCCGTCAGGTACCTCAGGTCGGGCTACGGCGATCTGATATCCAACATCACCGCCGTGAAGGACTGGATACTGGCGAAGGAGAAGGTCGACGAGGAGTACAACGAGGTAGCGGCATCAATGGCTGTGATGCCAGCAAACCTAATGCTCACAACAGCCAACCTCGACATAGGAAACATCAAGCACCTGGAGATGCTCATCAGGGGCCTCATCCTGAGCGGAGTGTCCATAAGCCTCGTTGGTTCGAGCAGGCCTGCAAGCGGGGCCGAGCACAAGTTCAGCCACGCCCTTGACTACCTCGGCCACGGAAATGGGCTTCACGGGGAGCAGGTCGGGATTGGAGCGATAATAATGGAGTACCTCCACCAAAAGCACTACGGAATCGGGGACTGGGAGAGGATAAAGCAGTCACTCGAGAAGGTTCAGGCCCCAACGACGGCGAAGGAGATTGGCCTTACGAGGGAGCAGGTTCTTGAGGCGCTGATGTTCGCCAAGAAGATAAGGAGGAAGAGGTACACGATACTCGAGGACGTTGATCCGTCCAAGGAGGAGTTCGAGCTCGTCCTCGAGAAAACTGGAGTGGCTTAG
- a CDS encoding thioredoxin family protein: protein MDNRLIYGAIIAAGVVLILYGLLPNSGGFDESRWYSFDKAFEVAKKENKSVLVFVASPTCVWCERMKSDVFSDPEVMERLETKYVPAYVDTTKDREAVMQIAALFGGDFATPAFIIYSPSGKPVDGWVGYMPKQDFLRRIGV, encoded by the coding sequence ATGGACAACAGGCTCATCTACGGCGCTATAATTGCGGCCGGAGTTGTGCTCATTCTCTACGGTCTCCTCCCCAACTCAGGTGGCTTTGATGAGAGCAGGTGGTACTCATTCGACAAGGCTTTTGAGGTCGCGAAGAAGGAGAACAAGAGCGTTCTGGTCTTCGTGGCTTCTCCAACCTGCGTCTGGTGTGAGAGGATGAAGAGCGACGTGTTCAGCGACCCGGAGGTGATGGAGAGACTCGAGACCAAATACGTCCCCGCCTACGTTGACACCACGAAGGACAGGGAGGCTGTTATGCAGATAGCCGCGCTTTTTGGAGGGGACTTCGCCACGCCAGCGTTCATAATCTACTCACCTTCAGGAAAGCCCGTTGACGGGTGGGTTGGATACATGCCGAAGCAGGACTTTCTTAGGAGAATCGGTGTTTAG
- a CDS encoding aldehyde ferredoxin oxidoreductase N-terminal domain-containing protein has protein sequence MSFTGRMLEIDLAERRHEVHEIEPERYERWLGTIGIAYEIADSLSGDFDPLSEDNFIVFSAGILANTPVPGATKVVAVTKNPLNRTYGPSVGGGAFARDMKRAGFDFIVIRGRADKPVWIDVFDGEVEIRDAGFWGKDALESYELLKEKGRSVLTIGQAGENLVRYALALIDGIHHLGKAGLGAVMGSKNLKAIRVGGTGKAEIANEDGFREAVKEFRESVMRDKVTKIYAEMGIMAAWDSWAKHGYLARRMKSEAVDEGTAKEFGVEKYLKEIKLRSTGCHGCPSPCKAILKAEVDGREVVTPASLYLGVAYEFGVKCGVESAEKAVLCHDVANRLGIDAMMFAELFDILATLKEEGKADVDIERSAKSVIELMEKTTKQEGIGELLAKGIDGLKERYEFEDYFIKKMEPLFDPRVASGSEAFGLLTNPRGAQEGPVTITVLPGRRKESIERYMRSIGASEELIAETFRDGFNPALFTLAAENWLWALNGLALCRRESIARSLNVDMLSKLFSNATGIEASGQEIVEAGGRAFTLARKLNCSEGYSFEDDLPPKKFFEPLRTWEGEKVWRDYLTGRVYSYEDVVEMLRQYYRMRGWGEGGCP, from the coding sequence ATGAGCTTTACTGGCAGGATGCTCGAAATAGATCTCGCTGAAAGGAGACATGAGGTTCACGAAATCGAACCGGAGAGATACGAGAGGTGGCTCGGAACCATAGGAATCGCATACGAAATCGCAGACTCCCTCTCGGGAGATTTCGACCCGCTAAGCGAGGACAACTTCATAGTTTTCTCGGCAGGAATTCTCGCCAACACGCCCGTTCCGGGTGCGACGAAGGTTGTTGCGGTCACGAAGAATCCACTGAACCGCACGTATGGCCCTTCCGTCGGGGGAGGGGCGTTCGCGAGGGACATGAAGAGGGCAGGGTTCGACTTCATCGTGATAAGGGGCAGAGCGGATAAGCCTGTGTGGATAGACGTTTTCGACGGAGAGGTGGAGATCAGAGATGCCGGCTTCTGGGGGAAGGATGCGCTTGAGAGCTACGAGCTGCTGAAGGAGAAGGGAAGGAGCGTTCTCACAATAGGGCAGGCTGGAGAGAACCTCGTCAGATACGCTCTCGCGCTGATAGACGGCATACACCACCTCGGCAAAGCTGGACTCGGGGCTGTGATGGGCAGCAAGAACCTGAAGGCGATAAGGGTTGGAGGGACCGGAAAAGCAGAGATAGCGAACGAAGATGGCTTCAGAGAGGCCGTGAAGGAGTTCAGGGAGAGCGTGATGAGGGACAAGGTGACCAAGATCTACGCGGAGATGGGTATAATGGCCGCGTGGGACAGCTGGGCGAAGCACGGGTATCTGGCAAGGAGGATGAAGAGCGAGGCCGTTGACGAGGGCACAGCGAAGGAGTTTGGAGTGGAGAAGTATTTGAAGGAGATTAAGCTCAGGAGCACCGGCTGCCATGGCTGTCCGTCACCATGCAAGGCGATTCTGAAGGCCGAGGTGGATGGAAGAGAGGTGGTCACCCCCGCATCCCTCTACCTCGGCGTTGCCTACGAGTTCGGAGTCAAGTGCGGGGTTGAGAGCGCGGAGAAGGCTGTTCTCTGCCACGATGTCGCCAACAGGCTGGGAATAGATGCGATGATGTTCGCGGAGCTCTTCGACATCCTCGCCACCCTGAAGGAGGAGGGCAAAGCTGACGTGGACATCGAAAGGAGCGCAAAATCCGTTATCGAGCTCATGGAGAAGACTACTAAGCAGGAGGGCATTGGAGAGCTGCTCGCCAAGGGGATTGACGGTCTGAAGGAGAGGTACGAGTTCGAGGACTACTTCATAAAGAAGATGGAGCCCCTGTTCGACCCGAGGGTGGCTTCCGGGAGCGAGGCATTCGGCCTTCTGACCAACCCGCGAGGGGCTCAGGAGGGGCCTGTCACCATCACCGTGCTCCCGGGGAGAAGGAAGGAGAGCATCGAGAGGTACATGAGGAGCATAGGCGCGAGCGAGGAGCTGATAGCCGAGACGTTCAGAGACGGCTTCAACCCTGCCCTCTTCACGCTCGCTGCTGAGAACTGGCTCTGGGCCCTGAACGGCCTTGCCCTTTGCAGGAGGGAGAGCATAGCGAGGAGCCTGAACGTGGACATGCTCTCCAAACTCTTCTCCAATGCCACCGGAATAGAGGCGAGCGGGCAGGAGATAGTCGAGGCGGGAGGGAGGGCCTTCACCCTCGCAAGGAAGCTCAACTGCTCGGAGGGCTACAGCTTTGAAGACGACTTGCCCCCCAAAAAGTTCTTCGAGCCGCTCAGAACGTGGGAGGGCGAAAAGGTGTGGAGAGACTACCTCACGGGCAGGGTTTACAGCTACGAGGACGTCGTGGAGATGCTCAGGCAGTACTACAGGATGAGGGGATGGGGAGAGGGAGGCTGCCCTTAG
- a CDS encoding cysteine-rich small domain-containing protein: MSLRERTLQELFQTLTGIEKGDCEYYPCHFEGQDCSFCFCPFYPCLIHETGGMLKDDRVWSCLRCEFIHKKENAEELKGILSSYPFQVLAEGDWRFYNEILQEFLFGDVRGREIGESYTIYRSDDGEECYLVVLDGFEIKQVERGRCGELRGKRGVLLPVR; encoded by the coding sequence ATGAGCCTGAGGGAGAGAACACTCCAAGAGCTGTTCCAGACGCTCACTGGCATTGAAAAGGGGGACTGCGAGTACTACCCGTGCCACTTTGAGGGACAGGACTGCTCCTTCTGCTTCTGCCCGTTCTACCCCTGCCTGATTCACGAAACTGGTGGAATGCTGAAGGACGATAGAGTCTGGAGCTGCCTGAGGTGCGAGTTCATCCACAAAAAGGAGAACGCCGAGGAGCTGAAGGGTATCCTGTCAAGCTACCCGTTTCAGGTTCTTGCAGAAGGAGACTGGAGGTTCTACAACGAGATACTGCAGGAGTTCCTTTTCGGGGATGTTAGAGGAAGGGAAATCGGGGAGAGCTACACCATCTACAGAAGTGACGACGGTGAGGAGTGCTACCTCGTGGTTCTGGACGGCTTCGAGATAAAGCAGGTTGAAAGGGGAAGGTGCGGGGAGCTTAGGGGAAAGAGAGGAGTCCTGCTTCCCGTTCGCTAA
- a CDS encoding AMP-binding protein, translating to MRTFGYIVERASKLYPSAEIVGPERRTNYRDFFEDVKRTVGWLKDELGLKKGEVVAVADWNTLRFMELVYAIPMAGGIIYPVNIRLPPEQIFYTLEKADVRYLIYSDDFSALAGKFDGVKMSIDEVGKGEEAEEEVNEDDDAVIMFTSGTTGLPKAVKYTHGKFIDGALSIAHQLAMHETPAKLERSDVMFPQIPMYHIVSWGSVLIAPYLGLKLVLGGRFEPAEAVRKIKEEGATWINAVPTMIHMLIESDENFGGVKVLVGGSAVTRRLADKMRERGIRFTTIYGATDMLAASIAVFTEYTTSEEMIREITHPVPFARFRIRRFESSEIGEILFKAPWLPMGYYKDEEKTRQSYTEDGWFITGDIGVEMPDGGIKILDRFKDAIKSGGEWIPTSILESVISEVQWVEFVAVIGRKNEKWDERPVAVIKPFDAQRASKEEVLEHLRKAAEEGRIAKWWIPDDIVFVEDMPLTSTGKISKLELKNKLGW from the coding sequence ATGAGAACCTTCGGATACATTGTGGAGAGAGCCTCGAAGCTCTATCCAAGCGCTGAGATTGTCGGTCCTGAGAGGAGGACCAATTACCGGGACTTTTTTGAGGATGTGAAGAGGACGGTAGGGTGGCTTAAGGACGAGCTTGGGCTGAAGAAGGGCGAGGTTGTTGCAGTCGCGGACTGGAACACTCTGCGCTTCATGGAGCTCGTCTACGCGATTCCCATGGCCGGAGGGATAATCTACCCGGTGAACATAAGGCTGCCCCCTGAGCAGATATTCTACACACTCGAGAAGGCCGATGTCAGGTATCTGATATACTCCGACGACTTCTCCGCCCTCGCAGGGAAGTTCGATGGTGTGAAGATGAGCATTGATGAGGTTGGAAAGGGAGAGGAGGCTGAAGAGGAAGTCAACGAGGACGATGACGCGGTGATAATGTTCACCAGCGGAACCACCGGGCTGCCAAAGGCGGTCAAGTACACCCACGGTAAGTTCATAGACGGTGCCTTAAGCATAGCACATCAGCTTGCAATGCACGAGACCCCGGCGAAGCTTGAGAGGAGTGACGTGATGTTTCCGCAGATACCGATGTACCACATAGTCTCGTGGGGTTCGGTTCTCATAGCACCCTACCTCGGCCTCAAGCTCGTTCTCGGCGGGAGGTTCGAGCCTGCCGAAGCTGTCAGAAAGATCAAAGAGGAGGGGGCCACGTGGATAAACGCCGTGCCGACCATGATCCACATGCTCATCGAATCTGACGAGAACTTTGGAGGCGTGAAGGTGCTTGTTGGTGGCAGCGCGGTTACTCGGAGGCTTGCTGACAAGATGAGGGAGAGGGGGATTCGATTCACCACGATATACGGTGCCACTGACATGCTCGCCGCCTCGATAGCCGTGTTCACGGAGTACACAACAAGCGAGGAGATGATAAGGGAGATAACCCACCCGGTACCCTTCGCGAGGTTCCGGATAAGGAGGTTCGAGAGCTCTGAGATAGGCGAGATACTGTTCAAGGCACCATGGCTCCCGATGGGATACTACAAGGATGAGGAGAAGACGAGGCAAAGCTACACCGAGGACGGGTGGTTCATCACGGGCGACATAGGAGTGGAGATGCCGGACGGGGGAATCAAGATACTTGACAGGTTCAAGGATGCCATAAAGAGCGGTGGGGAGTGGATTCCGACAAGCATCCTCGAGAGCGTGATTTCCGAGGTGCAGTGGGTTGAGTTCGTGGCGGTGATAGGCAGGAAGAACGAGAAGTGGGATGAGAGGCCAGTTGCGGTGATAAAGCCGTTTGATGCCCAGAGAGCGAGCAAGGAGGAGGTGCTCGAGCACCTGAGGAAAGCTGCTGAGGAGGGCAGGATTGCCAAGTGGTGGATTCCGGACGACATCGTGTTTGTTGAGGATATGCCGTTAACGAGCACGGGAAAAATAAGTAAACTCGAACTCAAGAATAAACTGGGGTGGTAA
- the gyrB gene encoding DNA topoisomerase (ATP-hydrolyzing) subunit B, which produces MEYSAEHIEVLSDLEAVRKRPGMYIGGIGIRGLHHLLWEVVDNAIDEALAGYCDRIKVVLHEDGSASVEDNGRGIPTERHRLGKSALEIVMTKLHAGGKFSKKAYKVSGGLHGVGISVVNALSEWLEVYVKRNGKVYYQRYERGKPVTELKVVGETNETGTLVRFKPDEEIFETTEFRYDIVAHRLKELAFLTKGVRIELIDERKNKREVFYSENGILDYIKLLNKGKTKLHEPIYIHEKVNDVEIEIALQFTDTDHEVVLGYANNIHNDEGGTHVVGFRAGLTRAINEYGRKHIKKYTPITGLDVREGLTAIISVKVPEPQFEGQTKTKLSNSEVKTAVESVVYRRVLEWMEENPDSASKIIEKCQTTRRAREAAKRARELVKKKSEVATLPGKLADCSSRNPAERELFIVEGESAGGSAKQARDRRFQAILPIRGKIINVEKAGLMKVLKNEEVKAIISAIGAGMGKDFDINRIRYGKVIIMTDADVDGAHIRTLLLTFFYRYMKPLIEYGHLYIAQPPLYRVKKGKKTYYVYSDSELEDLLKRIGDAEVQRYKGLGEMNPEQLWETTMNPQNRILIKVTIEDASMAEELITVLMGEDVEDRRKFIIEHSKEVRNLDV; this is translated from the coding sequence ATGGAGTACTCAGCGGAGCATATAGAGGTTCTTAGCGATCTCGAGGCTGTGAGAAAGAGGCCCGGAATGTACATTGGCGGAATAGGTATCCGCGGGCTTCACCACCTTCTCTGGGAGGTCGTGGACAACGCGATAGATGAGGCCCTCGCAGGATACTGCGACAGGATAAAGGTCGTGCTCCACGAAGATGGGAGTGCGAGTGTTGAGGACAACGGGAGAGGGATACCAACAGAAAGGCACCGCCTCGGCAAGTCGGCGCTCGAGATAGTGATGACGAAGCTCCACGCAGGAGGAAAGTTCAGCAAGAAGGCCTACAAGGTGTCAGGAGGTCTGCACGGGGTGGGAATCTCGGTCGTCAACGCTCTCTCGGAGTGGCTTGAAGTGTATGTGAAGAGGAACGGAAAGGTGTACTACCAGAGGTACGAGAGGGGAAAGCCTGTAACGGAGCTGAAAGTCGTTGGAGAGACGAATGAGACCGGGACGCTCGTCAGATTCAAGCCTGACGAGGAGATATTCGAGACCACAGAGTTCAGGTACGACATAGTCGCCCACAGGCTCAAGGAGCTGGCGTTCCTTACAAAGGGTGTCAGGATAGAACTCATTGACGAGAGGAAGAACAAGAGGGAGGTCTTCTACTCCGAGAACGGCATTCTGGACTACATAAAGCTCCTGAACAAGGGAAAGACCAAGCTGCACGAGCCGATTTACATCCACGAGAAGGTGAACGACGTTGAGATTGAGATCGCCCTGCAGTTCACCGACACCGACCACGAGGTTGTTTTGGGGTATGCCAACAACATACACAACGACGAGGGCGGGACGCACGTTGTCGGGTTCAGGGCAGGGCTGACGAGGGCCATAAACGAGTATGGAAGGAAGCACATCAAGAAGTATACGCCAATAACAGGTTTGGACGTCAGAGAGGGGCTCACGGCCATAATCTCGGTCAAGGTTCCAGAGCCACAGTTCGAGGGGCAGACCAAAACCAAGCTGAGCAACAGTGAGGTCAAAACCGCAGTCGAGAGTGTTGTCTACAGGAGGGTTCTGGAGTGGATGGAGGAGAACCCCGATTCAGCCTCAAAGATCATCGAGAAGTGCCAGACTACGAGGAGGGCGAGGGAGGCTGCAAAGAGGGCGAGGGAGCTCGTGAAGAAGAAGAGCGAGGTCGCAACTCTCCCCGGAAAGCTGGCGGACTGCTCCTCCAGAAATCCTGCTGAGAGGGAGCTGTTCATCGTTGAGGGAGAATCCGCTGGCGGCTCAGCGAAGCAGGCGAGGGACAGGAGGTTTCAGGCCATACTCCCCATCAGGGGGAAGATAATCAACGTTGAGAAGGCCGGGCTGATGAAGGTTCTCAAGAATGAGGAGGTCAAGGCCATAATCTCGGCCATAGGTGCTGGCATGGGCAAGGACTTCGACATCAACAGGATAAGGTACGGGAAGGTCATCATCATGACCGACGCGGACGTGGATGGCGCCCACATAAGAACCCTACTCCTGACGTTCTTCTACCGCTACATGAAGCCACTGATCGAGTACGGGCACCTCTACATAGCCCAGCCACCCCTCTACAGGGTGAAGAAAGGGAAGAAGACGTACTACGTCTACTCCGACAGCGAGCTTGAGGATCTGCTGAAGAGGATTGGCGATGCCGAGGTGCAGAGGTACAAGGGTCTGGGAGAGATGAACCCGGAGCAGCTGTGGGAGACGACCATGAACCCCCAGAACAGGATCCTCATCAAGGTTACGATCGAGGACGCCTCGATGGCCGAGGAGCTGATAACCGTCCTCATGGGGGAGGACGTGGAGGACAGGAGGAAGTTCATAATCGAGCACTCCAAGGAAGTGAGGAATCTGGACGTGTGA